A part of Tigriopus californicus strain San Diego chromosome 10, Tcal_SD_v2.1, whole genome shotgun sequence genomic DNA contains:
- the LOC131889593 gene encoding small ribosomal subunit protein RACK1-like, with the protein MAETLQLRGTLSGHNGWVTQIATNPKYPEMILSASRDKSLIVWKLTRDEMNYGIPQKRLHGHGHFISDVVLSSDGHFALSGSWDKTLRLWDLSAGKTTRRFEDHTKDVMSVAFSADNRQIVSGSRDKTIKLWNTLAQCKYTIQEEGHGDWVSCVRFSPNNANPIIVSCGWDKYVKVWNLSNCKLKTNHIGHTGYLNTVTMSPDGSLCASGGKDAKAMLWDLNDGKHLYTLDHADTINGLCFSPNRYWLCAATGPSIKIWDLETKNMVEELRPEVPGNSQSAPPQCLSMAWSADGQTLFAGYSDNLIRVWQVSISTR; encoded by the exons ATGGCTGAGACGCTGCAACTCCGCGGGACCCTGAGCGGGCACAACGGCTGGGTCACCCAGATCGCCACCAACCCCAAGTACCCCGAGATGATCCTGTCGGCCTCGCGCGACAAATCGCTCATCGTGTGGAAGCTGACCCGCGATGAGATGAACTACGGCATCCCTCAGAAGCGCCTCCACGGTCACGGTCACTTCATCTCGGACGTGGTGCTGTCCTCGGACGGACACTTTGCCTTGTCCGGTTCGTGGGACAAGACCTTGCGTCTGTGGGATTTGTCGGCCGGCAAGACCACCCGCCGCTTCGAAGACCACACCAAGGACGTGATGAGTGTGGCCTTTTCGGCCGACAATCGGCAAATCGTGTCGGGCTCGCGGGACAAGACCATCAAGCTGTGGAACACGCTGGCCCAGTGCAAGTACACCATCCAAGAAGAGGGTCACGGCGACTGGGTCTCCTGTGTGCGATTCTCGCCCAACAACGCCAATCCCATCATTGTCTCTTGCGGGTGGGACAAATACGTCAAG GTGTGGAACTTGTCTAATTGCAAGCTCAAGACCAACCACATTGGTCACACCGGATATTTGAACACGGTGACCATGTCGCCCGATGGTTCGCTGTGCGCTTCCGGCGGCAAGGACGCCAAGGCTATGCTCTGGGACTTGAATGACGGCAAGCACTTGTACACCCTGGATCATGCCGACACCATCAACGGCTTGTGCTTCTCGCCCAACCGCTACTGGCTGTGCGCCGCCACCGGACCCAGCATCAAGATCTGGGATCTGGAGACCAAGAACATGGTGGAGGAGTTACGCCCCGAGGTGCCGGGCAACAGCCAGTCCGCCCCGCCCCAATGTTTGTCCATGGCCTGGTCGGCCGATGGACAGACGCTCTTCGCGGGTTACTCCGATAACTTGATCCGCGTGTGGCAAGTGTCGATCTCGACCCGATAA
- the LOC131889583 gene encoding uncharacterized protein LOC131889583, with product MAENPDLSATLTAIQQVLAQHTKLLGEVVSITGHRNQEVAQPSEPPRDALEKACQALAKGQTSLQSKLDTVVRQLDSVSDAQKAMQRTLQQVVKAQSTGARGPSPLESNGQSSTPLSGPSHATVSGVANSWAHNLFLLGDEVWMSLHSAPEVQAEIRDLGPSQNLRINCRKGESLVRLYDRQRRKILFALPPRTSHVALSIGSADLLSGDLLTLQEASLEEVRRRNEPKLRDLARHALELATGLVGQRKSVSILLPPQGSHRIEIFKHWEDILLREVDNLKEPRLTILNLPVVMRATLTDFPSHADFIQAWFRNPQANLLSDFGARRLFDLLKRTCSPGSVPTVMANNRRKSETSVECLRCLRHHIGGEGACQSKERVCRRCGEMGHFADVHDVTDETLQERITEVIAINLFPVTRVGSKRGGDGLTNLSAGKRLKPDEDVRPWQACSRILDDWYQ from the exons ATGGCTGAAAACCCGGATTTGAGCGCCACCTTGACCGCCATTCAGCAGGTCCTAGCCCAACACACGAAACTCTTGGGAGAAGTTGTCTCGATCACAGGCCATCGGAACCAGGAGGTTGCCCAGCCGTCGGAACCGCCCAGAGACGCGTTAGAGAAGGCCTGCCAGGCCCTAGCTAAAGGCCAGACTTCGCTCCAAAGTAAACTGGACACCGTGGTGCGACAATTGGACAGCGTGAGCGATGCTCAAAAGGCCATGCAGAGGACCTTGCAACAAGTGGTTAAAGCTCAATCCACCGGGGCCAGAGGTCCAAGCCCACTAGAATCCAATGGTCAGAGCTCCACGCCGTTATCGGGCCCTTCTCACGCCACGGTATCGGGCGTGGCCAATAGTTGGGCCCACAATCTGTTCCTCTTAGGCGATGAAGTCTGGATGAGTTTGCATTCCGCCCCCGAGGTCCAAGCCGAGATTCGCGATTTGGGCCCGTCCCAAAACCTGCGCATTAATTGCCGAAAGGGTGAGAGTCTGGTGCGGTTGTACGATCGGCAACGCCGCAAGATCTTGTTTGCCTTGCCACCGCGCACGAGCCACGTGGCCTTGTCCATAGGCTCGGCCGACTTGCTCTCTGGAGATCTCCTCACGCTCCAAGAGGCCAGTTTGGAAGAGGTTCGCCGACGGAATGAGCCCAAACTACGAGATTTGGCTCGACACGCTTTGGAATTGGCTACCGGTCTGGTGGGTCAACGGAAATCTGTGTCCATTCTCCTCCCACCCCAAGGCAGCCATCGCATTGAGATCTTCAAGCACTGGGAAGACATACTGCTACGTGAAGTTGACAATCTGAAAGAGCCTCGACTCACGATTCTGAATTTACCCGTGGTGATGCGGGCCACGTTGACGGATTTTCCGTCCCACGCTGACTTTATTCAGGCCTGGTTTCGGAATCCCCAAGCCAACCTCCTGTCCGATTTTGGCGCTCGCCGGCTTTTTGATCTACTTAAACGAACTT GTAGCCCGGGTTCCGTTCCTACGGTGATGGCCAACAACAGACGTAAATCTGAAACCAGTGTCGAATGCTTGCGATGCCTCCGCCATCATATTGGCGGTGAAGGGGCCTGTCAGAGCAAAGAACGG GTGTGTCGACGATGTGGAGAAATGGGCCATTTTGCAGATGTCCATGATGTGACAGACGAGACCTTGCAAGAGAGAATCACCGAGGTGATTGCTATCAACCTCTTCCC
- the LOC131889599 gene encoding uncharacterized protein LOC131889599 isoform X1 — MYTMYSISPSLIELVSLSLGVHWIDRLALFTCTLFGTLANGALNSRRLWMLIALFTVPPWPSVSAQSESSPIPRSVMAEAGQTNVWGQALAPCSFNPKTGWYRDGFCRTDSRDHGVHTVCAAMTQEFLDFTRTQGNDLSTAHPPHFPGLKPGDRWCLCSSRWDEARRAGVPPQVVLEATNQVTLARGVAMEHLQNHEAPPHPPNPGRPPPNTALPGQVTEPSSDQCPVVPKQ, encoded by the exons ATGTACACAATGTACAGTATTTCTCCATCCCTGATTGAGCTCGTCTCACTCTCTCTAGGTGTCCATTGGATTGATCGTCTAGCTTTATTTACCTGCACTCTCTTTGGGACATTGGCCAATGGGGCATTAAATTCCCGCC GCCTCTGGATGCTGATCGCGTTGTTCACAGTCCCGCCGTGGCCGTCCGTGAGCGCTCAGTCCGAGTCGAGCCCGATCCCGAGGAGCGTCATGGCGGAAGCCGGACAAACCAACGTGTGGGGCCAAGCCTTGGCGCCCTGCTCATTCAACCCCAAGACCG GTTGGTATCGCGATGGATTTTGCCGCACCGACTCTCGCGATCACGGGGTCCACACCGTGTGCGCGGCCATGACCCAAGAGTTTCTGGATTTTACGCGCACTCAAGGCAATGATCTGTCTACGGCTCATCCGCCGCATTTTCCCGGCCTCAAGCCGGGCGATAG GTGGTGCTTGTGCTCGTCACGTTGGGACGAAGCCCGGCGAGCCGGCGTCCCACCCCAGGTCGTACTTGAGGCTACCAATCAAGTCACCTTGGCACGGGGCGTGGCCATGGAACACCTGCAAAATCACGAGGCCCCACCGCACCCGCCTAATCCGGGCCGGCCTCCGCCGAATACGGCCTTACCCGGCCAGGTGACCGAGCCCAGCTCGGATCAATGTCCGGTGGTTCCTAAACAATGA
- the LOC131889590 gene encoding transmembrane protein 115-like: MGVPSVLREASSVLTHASLAVKIVIGVILSGYVLSFWEDTALKVLSVTPGYFWPPHFWLWTAFTHCALEIHWWAVLLDVATIALVGKLLEPLWGAIEMLVFFTVVNVGVAILSAFFYYLLYMVTFNTDLLFDVHIHGMAGYLAGVSVAVKQVMPDHILYRSPLGKITNRHVPLILLGLTLILWAGHLSQGSYCTMFGSGLLVSWTYLRFYQIHSNGTRGDMAENFAFHTFFPNVIQPPVAMVSSTLFTLLVKLKLCRRPVRKYDIGSSGSSISISLPGVESHDTERRRQIALKALSERLNQVDGKGGRESSPTSDWPNLDGEEEEDRRPLIESVHIPMEAPTHDRGASPRSSDVAPQASEQPMSVPSVDTVVVNLPQSTGDGEESPSVKS; encoded by the exons ATGGGGGTGCCCTCCGTGCTACGCGAAGCCTCGTCCGTGTTGACGCATGCCAGTCTGGCCGTCAAGATCGTGATCGGGGTGATCCTGTCGGGCTATGTGCTCTCCTTCTGGGAAGACACGGCCCTGAAAGTCTTGAGCGTCACTCCCGGATACTTTTGGCCGCCTCATTTCTGGCTGTGGACGGCCTTCACGCACTGCGCGTTGGAAATTCATTGGTGGGCCGTGCTCTTGGACGTGGCCACCATAGCCTTGGTGGGCAAGCTCTTGGAACCGTTGTGGGGCGCCATTGAGATGTTGGTCTTCTTCACGGTAGTCAACGTGGGCGTGGCCATTCTCTCGGCTTTCTTCTACTATCTACTCTACATGGTCACTTTCAATACGGATCTACTCTTTGACGTACATATTCATG GGATGGCCGGGTATTTGGCCGGTGTGTCTGTGGCGGTCAAGCAAGTGATGCCGGATCATATCCTGTACCGCTCACCTTTGGGCAAAATCACTAACCGCCATGTGCCGCTCATCCTGTTGGGACTGACGCTGATTTTGTGGGCTGGACACTTGTCCCAAGGTTCCTACTGCACCATGTTCGGCTCAGGACTCCTCGTCAGCTGGACCTACTTGCGATTCTACCAAATCCATAGCAATGGCACGCGCGGGGATATGGCTGAGAATTTCGCCTTCCACACATTTTTCCCCAACGTCATTCAGCCCCCAGTGGCCATGGTCAGCTCGACCCTCTTTACGCTCCTGGTCAAGCTCAAGCTTTGTCGACGACCCGTGCGCAAATACGATATCGGCTCCTCGGGCTCGTCGATTTCCATTTCGCTGCCCGGAGTCGAATCCCACGACACCGAACGGCGGCGTCAAATCGCCCTAAAAGCTTTGAGCGAACGCCTCAACCAAGTCGACGGTAAAGGGGGACGCGAGAGTTCGCCCACCTCGGATTGGCCCAATTTGGATggcgaggaggaagaggaccGCCGACCCTTGATTGAATCCGTGCATATTCCGATGGAAGCCCCCACCCACGACCGAGGCGCTTCTCCTAGGAGCTCGGATGTCGCGCCCCAGGCCTCCGAACAACCCATGTCAGTCCCTTCTGTCGACACTGTGGTGGTTAACTTGCCCCAATCGACCGGAGACGGAGAGGAGTCGCCTTCGGTCAAGTCGTAG
- the LOC131889599 gene encoding uncharacterized protein LOC131889599 isoform X2: MLIALFTVPPWPSVSAQSESSPIPRSVMAEAGQTNVWGQALAPCSFNPKTGWYRDGFCRTDSRDHGVHTVCAAMTQEFLDFTRTQGNDLSTAHPPHFPGLKPGDRWCLCSSRWDEARRAGVPPQVVLEATNQVTLARGVAMEHLQNHEAPPHPPNPGRPPPNTALPGQVTEPSSDQCPVVPKQ, from the exons ATGCTGATCGCGTTGTTCACAGTCCCGCCGTGGCCGTCCGTGAGCGCTCAGTCCGAGTCGAGCCCGATCCCGAGGAGCGTCATGGCGGAAGCCGGACAAACCAACGTGTGGGGCCAAGCCTTGGCGCCCTGCTCATTCAACCCCAAGACCG GTTGGTATCGCGATGGATTTTGCCGCACCGACTCTCGCGATCACGGGGTCCACACCGTGTGCGCGGCCATGACCCAAGAGTTTCTGGATTTTACGCGCACTCAAGGCAATGATCTGTCTACGGCTCATCCGCCGCATTTTCCCGGCCTCAAGCCGGGCGATAG GTGGTGCTTGTGCTCGTCACGTTGGGACGAAGCCCGGCGAGCCGGCGTCCCACCCCAGGTCGTACTTGAGGCTACCAATCAAGTCACCTTGGCACGGGGCGTGGCCATGGAACACCTGCAAAATCACGAGGCCCCACCGCACCCGCCTAATCCGGGCCGGCCTCCGCCGAATACGGCCTTACCCGGCCAGGTGACCGAGCCCAGCTCGGATCAATGTCCGGTGGTTCCTAAACAATGA